A window of the Radiobacillus deserti genome harbors these coding sequences:
- a CDS encoding YqzL family protein, whose protein sequence is MLDFTWKVFSQTGNIETYLLMKELETVYDEEAFFETSERIAELDPNI, encoded by the coding sequence GTGTTAGACTTTACATGGAAGGTTTTTAGTCAGACAGGAAACATTGAAACCTATTTACTTATGAAAGAGTTAGAAACTGTCTATGATGAAGAAGCTTTTTTTGAAACTTCCGAAAGAATTGCTGAATTGGATCCAAATATTTAA
- the recO gene encoding DNA repair protein RecO: MFNKCEALILRTQDYGETHKIVTLFSKEMGKIGVIARGAKKPKSRMAAITQPFIHGEFMIQIGSSLGTMQQGEVIHSLRPIREDILKTAYASYLAELTDKVMEQKQPDTYVYQQLLEILLAINEGKDPEILTIIYEFKMFQKAGFAPTVHQCVHCGQISEMYKFSISEGGFLCPRCAHIDEHGIGIPPKLIKIIQLLSRIDVTRIGNISIKQENKQLLQRIMEMYYDHHGGYYLKSKKFLKQLDLLK; this comes from the coding sequence TTGTTTAACAAATGTGAAGCGCTCATTCTGCGAACACAAGACTATGGGGAAACGCACAAAATCGTTACGTTATTTTCAAAAGAAATGGGAAAAATAGGCGTTATTGCTCGTGGAGCAAAAAAGCCCAAGAGTAGAATGGCTGCTATTACGCAGCCATTTATTCATGGGGAATTTATGATTCAAATAGGCTCCAGCTTAGGAACGATGCAACAAGGGGAAGTCATCCATTCTTTAAGACCAATACGTGAGGATATTTTAAAAACCGCATACGCTTCTTACCTAGCAGAATTAACGGACAAGGTAATGGAACAAAAACAGCCCGATACATATGTATATCAGCAGTTGTTAGAAATATTACTAGCTATTAATGAGGGGAAAGATCCTGAAATATTGACCATCATCTACGAATTTAAAATGTTTCAAAAAGCAGGATTTGCTCCAACTGTTCATCAATGTGTTCATTGTGGGCAAATAAGTGAAATGTATAAGTTCTCTATTTCTGAGGGTGGTTTTCTTTGTCCAAGATGTGCACATATAGATGAGCATGGCATTGGAATTCCTCCTAAATTAATTAAAATCATTCAGCTTTTATCTAGGATAGATGTGACAAGAATTGGGAATATTTCGATTAAGCAAGAGAACAAACAGTTGCTCCAAAGAATTATGGAAATGTATTATGATCATCATGGGGGCTATTATTTAAAGTCAAAAAAATTTCTAAAACAGCTCGATCTTTTAAAATAA
- the glyQ gene encoding glycine--tRNA ligase subunit alpha has product MNIQKMILTLQTHWSEQNCILMQAYDVEKGAGTMSPMTLLRSLGPEPWNVAYVEPSRRPADGRYGQNPNRLYQHHQFQVIMKPSPSNIQELYLESLEKLGIDPKQHDIRFVEDNWENPTLGAAGLGWEVWLDGMEITQFTYFQQIGGLEAKPVAVEITYGIERLASYIQDKENVFELEWTDGVTVGDIFYQPEYEHSKYTFEESDTDMLFELFSTYEKEAKQTMEKGLVFPAYDYVLKCSHTFNLLDAKGVISVTERTGYIGRVRNLARAIAKLYVEERERLGFPMLKKEEINHDNQ; this is encoded by the coding sequence ATGAACATTCAAAAAATGATCTTAACATTACAAACACATTGGTCCGAACAAAATTGTATTCTTATGCAAGCTTATGATGTGGAAAAAGGAGCAGGTACCATGTCACCAATGACATTGCTTCGTAGTCTAGGTCCAGAGCCTTGGAATGTAGCGTATGTGGAGCCATCTAGAAGACCTGCCGATGGTCGCTACGGACAGAACCCAAATCGCTTGTACCAACACCACCAATTTCAAGTGATCATGAAGCCGTCGCCATCTAACATTCAAGAATTGTATTTGGAATCATTAGAAAAGCTTGGAATTGATCCTAAGCAGCATGATATTCGTTTTGTAGAGGATAACTGGGAAAACCCAACGCTTGGTGCAGCTGGCTTAGGATGGGAAGTTTGGTTAGATGGAATGGAAATCACTCAGTTTACTTACTTCCAACAAATCGGTGGATTAGAAGCGAAACCAGTAGCGGTAGAAATCACTTACGGAATTGAGCGTCTAGCCTCTTACATTCAAGATAAAGAAAACGTATTTGAATTAGAATGGACAGACGGCGTTACTGTTGGGGATATTTTTTATCAACCAGAATATGAGCACTCTAAATATACATTTGAAGAATCTGATACGGACATGTTATTTGAGTTATTTTCAACGTATGAAAAAGAAGCGAAGCAGACGATGGAAAAAGGACTGGTATTTCCAGCATATGACTATGTTTTAAAATGCTCCCATACCTTTAACCTATTGGATGCAAAAGGGGTTATTTCTGTAACCGAACGTACTGGTTATATTGGAAGGGTGCGTAACCTTGCTAGAGCTATTGCAAAGCTTTATGTCGAAGAAAGAGAAAGACTAGGGTTTCCGATGTTGAAGAAGGAGGAGATTAATCATGACAACCAATAA
- the glyS gene encoding glycine--tRNA ligase subunit beta, whose amino-acid sequence MTTNNVLFEIGLEELPSRFIPDAQKQLKEKTENWLKDLRLPYEAVESYSTPRRLAVVIRGLAEKQDDVEEEAKGPAKHIALDKDGNWSKAAQGFTRGQGKSVEDIYVKDVKGTEYIFINKYIEGKNSIDLLPAFKDVILSITFPKNMRWANSTIRYARPIRWIVALLNNQVIPFEIEGVHTSAISYGHRFLGEKVEIKEPTSYVDVMKEQYVIVNPQEREASILHGIKQLEEKNGWVIPIDQELLEEVTHLVEYPTVFSGQFHERFLKVPEEVLITSMKEHQRYFPVRSKENGVLIPAFIAVRNGDEQHLDTVSRGNEKVLRARLSDAEFFYEEDQKLSIDACLQKLEKIVFQEKLGTISEKVYRVGRIAEEICKLLTVDNVIQKHVIRAAEISKFDLVTNMVNEFTELQGIMGEKYARLFGEEEAVAVAINEQYMPRSANGVLPKTMVGTILSVADKLDTIIGCLAVGIIPTGSQDPYALRRQAIGMLQMIRKQDWSIQIEGLLNMVTALYQDWKIPTATVEELRQNVDEFFQLRASYLLREEQVDQDVMDAVLASGIGNINFTIQKAKCLVEKRQDDDFKSTQEALVRVLNIAEKGTDAQVEEGLFENEAEKELYASYQNMVKRYEQALEQNQAEEALAILSELTDPIHRFFDGTMVMVENDALRRNRLALLLEISNKIKQFADLTRIQWKQHV is encoded by the coding sequence ATGACAACCAATAATGTTTTATTTGAAATAGGTCTAGAAGAATTACCGTCACGGTTTATTCCAGATGCACAGAAACAACTAAAAGAGAAGACGGAGAATTGGTTAAAGGATTTACGTCTCCCTTACGAAGCTGTGGAGTCTTATTCTACTCCACGTCGCTTAGCCGTTGTCATACGTGGCCTTGCTGAGAAGCAGGATGATGTGGAAGAGGAAGCAAAAGGACCAGCAAAGCATATTGCATTAGATAAAGATGGGAATTGGTCAAAGGCAGCCCAGGGATTTACTAGAGGACAGGGGAAATCGGTCGAGGATATTTATGTGAAGGATGTGAAAGGCACAGAATATATATTTATTAACAAATATATCGAGGGAAAAAACTCTATAGATTTGTTACCCGCCTTTAAAGATGTCATTCTGAGCATTACCTTTCCAAAAAATATGCGTTGGGCAAATTCTACCATTCGCTATGCAAGGCCTATCCGTTGGATAGTAGCCCTTTTAAATAATCAAGTAATCCCATTTGAGATTGAGGGAGTTCATACATCCGCGATTAGCTATGGACACCGTTTCTTAGGGGAGAAAGTAGAGATTAAGGAACCTACATCCTATGTAGATGTAATGAAAGAGCAATATGTAATCGTCAATCCTCAAGAAAGAGAAGCGTCTATCTTACACGGTATAAAGCAATTGGAAGAAAAGAATGGTTGGGTCATTCCAATTGATCAGGAACTACTAGAGGAAGTAACACATCTGGTAGAATATCCAACCGTTTTTTCAGGACAATTCCATGAACGTTTCTTAAAAGTGCCAGAGGAAGTATTAATCACTTCGATGAAAGAACACCAACGATATTTCCCGGTTCGTTCTAAAGAAAACGGGGTGTTAATTCCAGCTTTTATTGCAGTCCGTAATGGAGATGAACAGCATCTTGATACGGTCTCTAGAGGGAATGAAAAAGTGTTACGTGCTCGATTATCGGATGCAGAGTTTTTCTACGAGGAGGATCAAAAATTATCTATTGATGCTTGCCTACAAAAACTCGAGAAGATTGTATTTCAAGAGAAACTTGGAACAATTTCTGAAAAGGTTTATCGTGTAGGAAGAATTGCAGAGGAAATTTGTAAACTTCTAACCGTAGATAACGTGATCCAAAAACACGTGATTCGAGCGGCTGAAATAAGTAAATTTGATCTAGTTACTAACATGGTGAATGAATTTACGGAATTACAGGGCATAATGGGTGAAAAATATGCCAGATTGTTTGGGGAAGAAGAGGCAGTTGCAGTAGCGATTAATGAACAATATATGCCAAGAAGTGCGAATGGTGTCTTGCCTAAAACAATGGTAGGTACTATTCTGAGTGTAGCCGATAAGTTAGATACCATTATTGGTTGTTTAGCAGTTGGCATTATTCCGACAGGCTCCCAAGATCCGTACGCATTAAGACGACAAGCAATTGGGATGTTACAAATGATTCGTAAACAGGACTGGTCGATTCAAATAGAAGGATTGTTAAATATGGTTACCGCTCTTTATCAAGACTGGAAGATACCAACCGCAACTGTTGAAGAACTACGACAAAATGTAGATGAATTTTTCCAATTAAGAGCTTCTTACCTGTTAAGAGAGGAGCAGGTAGATCAAGATGTTATGGATGCTGTATTAGCTAGTGGGATAGGTAATATTAACTTTACGATTCAAAAGGCGAAGTGTTTAGTGGAGAAGCGACAAGATGATGACTTCAAATCTACACAAGAAGCGCTCGTTCGTGTCTTAAATATTGCAGAAAAAGGAACAGATGCGCAAGTGGAGGAAGGATTATTTGAAAATGAAGCGGAAAAAGAATTATATGCGAGCTATCAGAACATGGTGAAGCGTTACGAGCAAGCGTTAGAACAGAACCAGGCCGAAGAAGCATTAGCGATCCTAAGTGAATTAACGGATCCGATTCATCGCTTCTTTGATGGAACAATGGTTATGGTAGAGAATGATGCTTTAAGACGTAACAGACTTGCCTTACTACTTGAAATTTCAAATAAAATTAAACAATTTGCTGACTTAACACGTATTCAATGGAAGCAACATGTGTAA
- the era gene encoding GTPase Era produces MENNFNSGFITIIGRPNVGKSTFMNHVIGQKIAIMSDKPQTTRNTIQGVYTDKDAQIVFIDTPGIHKPKHKLGDFMVKVAENTLNEVDAVLFMINAEEGYGKGDQYILDLLQRVHNPVFLIINKIDKVHPDQLLPLIDEYKDKYAFKEIIPISALEGNNVDHLIQVIKQYLPEGPKYYPDDQVTDHPERFIISELIREKALQLTREEIPHSVAVVIENIEERANSGSVFIQATIVTERKSQKGIIIGKQGSMLKEIGKLARKDIEALLGTKIFLELWVKVEKDWRNRPSHLHEYGFRNDEY; encoded by the coding sequence ATGGAGAACAACTTTAACTCAGGTTTTATCACGATAATAGGAAGACCAAACGTTGGAAAATCAACATTTATGAACCATGTGATTGGTCAAAAAATTGCGATTATGAGTGACAAACCGCAGACAACACGCAACACGATTCAAGGAGTATATACAGATAAAGACGCACAGATTGTATTTATTGACACGCCAGGAATTCATAAACCAAAGCATAAGCTTGGAGACTTCATGGTGAAAGTCGCTGAAAATACCTTAAATGAAGTGGATGCCGTCTTATTTATGATAAACGCCGAAGAAGGATATGGGAAAGGAGACCAATACATTTTAGACTTACTTCAACGTGTCCATAATCCGGTTTTCCTTATTATTAATAAGATTGACAAGGTGCATCCGGACCAACTTCTTCCGCTAATTGACGAATATAAGGACAAGTATGCCTTTAAAGAAATCATTCCGATTTCTGCCTTAGAAGGAAATAATGTGGATCACCTGATTCAAGTTATTAAACAGTACTTACCGGAAGGGCCAAAGTACTATCCAGATGACCAGGTAACAGATCATCCAGAACGATTTATTATTAGTGAATTAATTCGCGAAAAAGCCTTACAGCTTACAAGGGAAGAGATTCCTCACTCGGTAGCGGTTGTTATTGAGAACATAGAGGAACGTGCGAATTCTGGTAGTGTCTTTATCCAAGCAACCATCGTAACGGAGCGGAAATCGCAAAAAGGAATAATAATTGGGAAACAAGGTTCTATGTTAAAGGAAATTGGAAAGCTCGCTAGAAAAGATATCGAAGCATTACTTGGTACAAAAATATTTTTAGAATTATGGGTCAAAGTGGAGAAGGATTGGCGGAATCGCCCATCACACTTGCATGAGTATGGGTTCCGAAACGATGAGTACTAA
- the ybeY gene encoding rRNA maturation RNase YbeY — translation MQIDFQDATNQVKPEHIELVEKLLVQAAQLENVAEDAELSVSFVDNDEIQIINRDYRNKDKPTDVISFAMQENVDDEPEIMGDNGPLLLGDIIISVDKAEEQAKDYKHSFERELGFLAVHGFLHLLGYDHMNEEDEKKMFGRQEEILHAFGLSRE, via the coding sequence GTGCAAATTGATTTTCAAGATGCAACAAATCAAGTTAAGCCAGAACATATTGAATTAGTAGAGAAATTACTTGTACAAGCTGCCCAATTGGAAAATGTGGCAGAAGATGCAGAGCTATCGGTTAGCTTTGTAGACAATGATGAAATACAAATCATTAATCGGGATTACCGAAACAAAGATAAGCCAACAGACGTCATTTCGTTTGCTATGCAAGAAAATGTAGACGACGAGCCAGAAATTATGGGCGATAATGGTCCGTTACTATTAGGTGATATCATTATTTCCGTTGATAAGGCGGAAGAACAAGCAAAGGATTACAAGCATTCTTTTGAACGAGAATTGGGTTTTTTGGCAGTTCACGGATTTCTACACTTGCTAGGCTATGATCATATGAATGAGGAAGATGAGAAAAAGATGTTTGGAAGACAAGAGGAAATCCTTCATGCATTCGGATTATCGAGGGAGTAG
- a CDS encoding diacylglycerol kinase family protein, with amino-acid sequence MHSDYRGSSHRFWKGFVFAWNGIRSVFRTERNFRVHMFCTGLVILGGIVFHITKGEWMLLSLIIALVLSLEMVNTAIEKIMDYLSTEPDPKIGAIKDIAAGAVFVSAISAAVIGGFIFIPRIVEVFL; translated from the coding sequence ATGCATTCGGATTATCGAGGGAGTAGCCATCGGTTTTGGAAAGGATTTGTCTTTGCTTGGAATGGAATTCGTTCTGTTTTCCGAACAGAACGAAATTTTAGAGTTCACATGTTTTGTACAGGGCTCGTCATTCTAGGTGGTATTGTTTTCCATATAACAAAGGGAGAATGGATGCTTCTTTCATTGATCATTGCCCTTGTATTAAGTTTAGAGATGGTAAATACAGCAATCGAGAAAATAATGGATTATCTCTCCACTGAGCCCGATCCAAAGATTGGAGCTATAAAAGATATTGCTGCTGGTGCTGTATTCGTGAGTGCTATCTCTGCGGCCGTTATCGGGGGATTTATATTCATTCCTAGAATCGTGGAAGTATTTCTTTGA
- a CDS encoding pyruvate, water dikinase regulatory protein: MSKPVVYVVSDSVGETAELVVKAALIQFEHQGGFELQRVPYVEDMQIIKETLDLAEQKKAIIGFTIVNRVIRQHLLTEASKRQIECIDIMGPMIDAMERSFNQKPKLEAGLVHKLDEDYFKRVEAIEFAVRYDDGRDARGISEADIILIGISRTSKTPLSQYLAHKRLKVANVPIVPEVDPPAELFDVDPDKCIGLRISPEKLNDIRKERLKALGLGEAASYANLDRIHEELKYFDDIIQRIGCQIIDVSNKAVEETANVILNIRNRLFQNRN; this comes from the coding sequence TTGAGTAAACCTGTCGTTTATGTCGTATCTGATTCTGTAGGAGAGACAGCTGAACTAGTTGTCAAAGCTGCGCTCATTCAATTTGAACACCAGGGTGGTTTTGAATTACAACGTGTACCATATGTTGAAGATATGCAGATTATAAAGGAAACATTAGATCTCGCTGAACAGAAAAAAGCAATTATTGGCTTCACGATTGTAAATCGAGTCATTCGACAACATCTTCTAACAGAAGCGAGCAAACGACAGATTGAATGCATTGATATTATGGGACCCATGATTGATGCCATGGAACGAAGTTTTAACCAAAAACCAAAGTTAGAGGCAGGTCTTGTTCATAAACTGGATGAAGATTACTTTAAACGGGTAGAAGCCATTGAATTTGCAGTAAGATACGATGATGGTCGTGATGCACGTGGGATTTCTGAGGCAGACATCATTCTTATCGGCATTTCACGAACTTCAAAGACTCCACTTTCTCAATACTTAGCTCATAAGAGACTTAAAGTGGCAAATGTACCTATTGTTCCAGAAGTGGACCCTCCAGCTGAACTGTTTGATGTCGATCCAGACAAGTGTATCGGATTACGTATCAGTCCTGAGAAATTAAATGATATTAGGAAAGAAAGATTGAAAGCGTTAGGTCTTGGGGAAGCCGCAAGTTATGCGAATTTGGATAGAATTCATGAAGAATTAAAATATTTTGATGACATAATTCAAAGGATTGGTTGTCAAATCATTGACGTCTCTAATAAAGCGGTAGAAGAAACAGCAAATGTAATTTTAAATATTAGAAATAGACTATTTCAAAATAGAAATTAA
- a CDS encoding helix-turn-helix transcriptional regulator, translating into MELSNRQEQILTIVKEQGPISGEQIATTLNLSRATLRPDLSLLTMAGFLEAKPKVGYFYTKKKQSDMIEESLNRFLVRDYQSKPVVVKENETVYDAIGKMFLEDIGTLFVEDEKGQLAGVLSRKDLLRASMGNQDLNNIPVHIIMTRMPNLSVCTPEDSLLSAANTMMEKQVDGLAVVERREDSLKVIGRITKTNVIKAFVGIVKQE; encoded by the coding sequence ATGGAACTTTCGAATAGGCAAGAACAAATTCTAACAATCGTCAAAGAACAAGGACCGATATCCGGAGAACAAATTGCTACTACATTAAATTTATCTAGGGCCACCTTAAGACCGGATTTATCTTTGTTGACCATGGCAGGATTTTTAGAGGCAAAGCCGAAGGTCGGGTATTTTTATACGAAAAAAAAACAATCGGATATGATTGAAGAAAGCTTGAATCGTTTTTTAGTCCGAGATTATCAATCTAAACCAGTCGTCGTTAAAGAAAATGAAACAGTATATGATGCGATAGGGAAAATGTTTTTAGAAGATATCGGAACCTTATTCGTTGAAGATGAAAAAGGTCAGCTTGCTGGGGTCTTATCTCGAAAGGATTTGCTACGCGCAAGTATGGGGAATCAGGATTTAAATAATATCCCTGTGCATATCATTATGACTAGAATGCCTAATCTATCCGTTTGCACACCAGAGGATTCCTTATTATCAGCTGCAAACACGATGATGGAAAAGCAGGTTGATGGTTTAGCCGTTGTGGAACGAAGAGAAGATAGCCTAAAAGTAATCGGTAGAATCACGAAGACTAACGTTATTAAAGCATTCGTCGGGATTGTAAAGCAAGAATAA